A window of the Sporosarcina sp. FSL K6-2383 genome harbors these coding sequences:
- a CDS encoding ABC transporter ATP-binding protein, translating to MLDVQIKKALAHFSVDVHLKIEDEIVVLVGPSGSGKTTILNVIAGLDQPDEGLVTLNGEVYFQGKGQSLPPQKRNVGYLFQDYALFPHMTVEKNINYGVKDKIALSRSDQLLSVLGIGHLIKKYPHQISGGEKQRVALARALVTEPSVLLLDEPLSALDRETRIECQDELLRLHYMWKIPFIIVTHDMDEAEKLGDRILFLEQGVIKESRT from the coding sequence ATGTTAGACGTGCAAATAAAAAAAGCATTGGCACATTTTTCAGTGGATGTTCACTTGAAAATAGAGGATGAAATTGTTGTGTTAGTCGGGCCTTCGGGGTCGGGGAAAACGACGATTTTGAATGTGATTGCCGGACTTGATCAGCCAGATGAGGGCTTAGTGACGTTGAATGGGGAAGTGTATTTTCAAGGGAAAGGTCAATCATTGCCGCCGCAGAAAAGAAATGTTGGGTACTTATTCCAAGACTATGCGCTGTTTCCACATATGACGGTAGAAAAGAATATTAACTATGGTGTGAAAGATAAAATTGCGCTGTCGCGCAGTGATCAATTGCTTAGTGTGTTAGGGATTGGGCATTTAATCAAAAAATATCCCCACCAGATTTCAGGTGGAGAAAAGCAACGAGTCGCGTTGGCGCGTGCCTTGGTGACGGAGCCTTCTGTTTTATTATTAGATGAGCCGTTGTCTGCCTTGGATCGTGAAACGCGTATTGAGTGTCAAGACGAACTACTGAGACTCCATTACATGTGGAAAATTCCATTTATTATTGTGACGCATGATATGGATGAGGCTGAAAAGTTAGGTGATCGTATTCTGTTCCTTGAACAAGGGGTCATTAAGGAGTCTCGTACATAA
- a CDS encoding N-acetylmuramoyl-L-alanine amidase: protein MKRWFIIGLLFVCSLGVVLYGVKASDRSFFMPEDLGGVKIVVDPGHGGLDGGASAGDVVERDITLSIAHELKKRLEKKGATVVMTRLKGGDALAEHAPEEKFNSTRERKVADLKLRENIAIDENPDMFISVHVNSIPQEKWRGSQVFYHPEGNPGGEQLAKSIQESFRGNLKNTEREAMAIERVYLLKKVPMPSVLVETGFLSNPEERGLLVDPAYQKKVADAILQGIIEFHQVEEK from the coding sequence ATGAAGCGATGGTTTATCATTGGTTTACTTTTTGTCTGTTCGTTAGGAGTCGTCCTCTATGGTGTAAAGGCATCAGATCGAAGCTTTTTCATGCCGGAGGATTTGGGTGGTGTAAAGATTGTTGTGGACCCAGGTCATGGAGGATTGGATGGCGGGGCTTCAGCAGGCGATGTAGTGGAGCGTGATATTACGTTGAGTATTGCGCACGAGCTGAAAAAACGACTTGAAAAGAAGGGTGCAACAGTGGTTATGACTCGGCTGAAAGGCGGCGACGCATTGGCTGAACATGCCCCAGAGGAAAAGTTTAATTCGACGCGTGAGCGGAAGGTGGCTGATTTAAAACTTAGGGAAAACATCGCAATTGATGAAAATCCTGATATGTTTATCAGTGTGCATGTCAATTCAATTCCGCAGGAAAAATGGCGAGGGTCACAAGTTTTTTATCATCCTGAAGGAAATCCAGGTGGTGAACAGCTTGCGAAATCGATACAGGAATCTTTCCGTGGGAATTTAAAAAATACGGAACGTGAAGCGATGGCAATTGAGAGAGTTTATTTGTTGAAAAAAGTACCAATGCCGTCTGTACTTGTGGAAACAGGTTTTTTATCCAACCCAGAGGAACGGGGCTTATTGGTAGATCCGGCCTATCAAAAAAAAGTTGCTGACGCTATTTTACAGGGGATTATTGAATTTCATCAGGTGGAAGAAAAATGA
- a CDS encoding helix-turn-helix transcriptional regulator, protein MTESISYTTEEIAHILKVSKLTVYDLIKKGVLPSYRVGRQIRVDAQDLHTYKEQAKSGHVVMKPSPSMTKSPESASTSLRQIIISGQDISLDILANYIEKSSTTIRPLRSYTGSLNSLVDMYQGKADVVSTHLFDGDTDSYNLPYIRRILVGHSYIVLHLLSRWEGFYVAKGNPKNIQTWTDFLTPGITMINREKGSGARVLIDEQLRLSGITPHTVKGYDTEESSHIGVASKVVSGQADVGVGIEKAARLVDVDFIPIIQEHYDLVIMKTPKNAEFIEQLQSIVQSESFQNELEAIGGYDLSRTGEIMYETP, encoded by the coding sequence ATGACCGAATCTATTTCCTATACAACTGAAGAAATTGCCCATATTTTAAAAGTATCAAAATTGACCGTTTATGATTTGATCAAAAAAGGGGTGTTGCCTTCCTACCGTGTCGGACGACAAATACGCGTTGATGCCCAGGACCTCCATACATATAAAGAACAAGCAAAAAGTGGACATGTTGTTATGAAACCATCGCCGTCAATGACCAAAAGCCCTGAATCGGCATCCACTTCACTTAGGCAAATCATCATTAGCGGGCAAGATATTAGCTTGGATATTCTAGCCAACTATATTGAAAAAAGCTCAACAACCATCCGCCCTCTCCGTTCCTATACAGGCAGCTTGAATAGCTTGGTTGACATGTATCAAGGGAAAGCAGATGTTGTGAGCACACACTTATTTGATGGGGATACGGATAGCTATAATCTTCCTTATATTCGCAGAATTTTAGTTGGGCATTCCTATATCGTTCTCCATCTTCTATCGCGCTGGGAAGGCTTTTATGTCGCGAAAGGAAACCCGAAAAACATTCAAACATGGACCGACTTTCTAACACCCGGCATTACAATGATAAATCGAGAAAAAGGGTCGGGCGCTAGGGTATTAATTGATGAGCAGTTACGACTATCAGGTATCACACCCCATACGGTCAAAGGCTATGACACAGAGGAATCGAGCCATATTGGAGTCGCAAGTAAGGTAGTTAGTGGTCAAGCCGATGTAGGCGTAGGTATTGAAAAAGCCGCCCGCCTCGTCGACGTCGACTTTATCCCCATTATTCAAGAGCATTATGACTTGGTTATCATGAAGACGCCGAAAAACGCCGAGTTCATCGAGCAATTACAAAGTATTGTGCAATCTGAATCCTTCCAAAATGAACTCGAGGCAATTGGAGGCTATGACCTATCACGAACAGGGGAAATTATGTACGAGACTCCTTAA
- the rplM gene encoding 50S ribosomal protein L13: protein MRTTFMAKGHEVERKWLVVDAEGQTLGRLASEVASLLRGKHKPTFTPHVDTGDHVIIINAEKIELTGNKLKDKLYHRHSGYTGSLKSRTALEMRTNYPTKMLELAIKGMLPKGPLGRQTFKKLNVYAGPEHPHAAQKPEAYELIG, encoded by the coding sequence ATGCGTACAACATTCATGGCTAAAGGTCACGAAGTAGAGCGTAAATGGCTCGTTGTCGACGCTGAAGGACAGACGCTTGGTCGTCTTGCTTCAGAAGTAGCATCACTTTTGCGCGGCAAGCATAAACCTACGTTCACACCACACGTTGACACAGGTGATCACGTAATCATCATCAATGCTGAGAAAATCGAACTTACAGGTAACAAATTGAAAGACAAATTGTATCACCGTCACTCAGGTTACACTGGTAGCCTTAAATCACGTACAGCGCTAGAAATGCGCACGAACTACCCAACAAAAATGCTTGAATTGGCTATCAAAGGAATGCTTCCAAAAGGTCCTCTAGGTCGTCAAACATTCAAGAAATTGAACGTATACGCTGGACCGGAACATCCACACGCAGCACAAAAACCGGAAGCATATGAGCTAATCGGATAA
- a CDS encoding lactonase family protein has translation MFKRYDVFVSCYGSEEEDLIHWFTFDADNGELSKLGSTGGIKNPSFVTLNDSLNRLYAVSEVGKGETVSYEVDFSDTSLTEINRQSVHGSSPCYNEVKDRKFLFTANYGQGNVVVQPLNESGAIEVVSDIQDYTEAASSLGVDSHPHTIRNIPGTNRYIVTDLGMNRLIVYEFDEAQAKLVFVEEVLTGDQTGPRHVAFHPTLLRLYVINELDSSILVYSYNEDGGGLKQIQKVKTIPDDFEGTNSCADIHIASSGLFLYASNRGHHSIASFAVSSDGTLQVLDHIFSGGEWPRSFALVPDGKFLLVANERTHQIDVMTIHEDGLVTDTGKSYSVNRPVCVKVIERKK, from the coding sequence GTGTTCAAACGATATGATGTTTTTGTGAGCTGCTATGGTAGTGAAGAAGAGGACCTGATTCATTGGTTTACTTTTGACGCTGATAATGGTGAGTTAAGTAAGCTGGGCTCTACTGGGGGAATTAAAAACCCATCATTTGTCACGCTGAATGATTCCCTCAATCGGCTGTATGCAGTAAGTGAAGTGGGAAAAGGGGAAACGGTCAGTTATGAAGTGGACTTTTCCGATACGAGTCTGACTGAAATAAACCGACAATCCGTTCATGGAAGTAGTCCTTGTTACAATGAGGTGAAAGATAGGAAATTTTTGTTTACTGCAAATTATGGGCAAGGAAATGTGGTTGTTCAGCCGTTAAACGAATCAGGTGCTATTGAGGTTGTGTCCGATATCCAGGACTACACAGAGGCGGCGTCTTCGCTTGGAGTTGATTCGCATCCGCATACAATTAGAAATATACCGGGCACAAATCGGTATATTGTGACTGATTTGGGGATGAATCGTTTGATCGTCTATGAATTTGACGAAGCTCAAGCGAAGTTGGTTTTTGTGGAGGAAGTGTTGACGGGGGATCAAACAGGCCCGCGTCATGTAGCTTTCCACCCAACTTTACTAAGATTGTATGTGATCAATGAGCTGGATTCCTCTATACTGGTCTACTCATACAATGAGGATGGAGGAGGTTTGAAGCAGATTCAAAAAGTAAAAACCATTCCTGATGATTTTGAAGGGACAAATTCTTGTGCGGATATTCATATCGCGTCGTCGGGTTTATTTCTCTACGCATCCAACCGTGGACATCATTCTATCGCTTCGTTTGCTGTTTCTTCGGATGGGACGCTACAAGTATTAGACCACATCTTCTCTGGGGGAGAGTGGCCTCGAAGTTTTGCGCTTGTGCCGGATGGGAAGTTTCTATTAGTTGCAAATGAGCGCACGCATCAGATCGATGTCATGACTATTCATGAGGATGGCTTGGTGACTGATACTGGGAAGTCCTACTCTGTAAATCGGCCTGTTTGCGTGAAGGTTATTGAGAGAAAAAAGTAA
- the gerD gene encoding spore germination lipoprotein GerD, translating into MKKKCFHLLLLVFLLTGCGVQQSGPTYDELKKMMTDTLQTEDGKKAIKQMLADPEFKELLILNQPEVKKSIEDTLLSKKGEEFWKKTFEDPKFTETIAKSMKEQQQEIMKLLMDDSSFQKEMEEFFGQPDMQKQLETVMQSGNMKKHLEKVVGETINSPLLQTKWQELILKAGEVKPAEGNGGGGDSKGQESSSGGSGSSGGGGGGK; encoded by the coding sequence ATGAAAAAAAAGTGTTTTCATTTACTGTTACTCGTTTTTCTTTTAACCGGATGCGGGGTACAACAATCCGGTCCCACATACGACGAATTAAAAAAGATGATGACGGACACGTTGCAAACGGAGGATGGCAAAAAAGCCATTAAACAAATGCTTGCAGACCCCGAATTCAAAGAGCTTCTTATTTTGAATCAACCTGAGGTGAAAAAATCTATCGAAGACACATTATTATCAAAGAAAGGAGAAGAGTTTTGGAAAAAGACATTTGAAGATCCTAAGTTCACGGAAACCATTGCAAAAAGCATGAAGGAACAGCAACAAGAAATTATGAAGTTACTGATGGATGATTCTTCCTTCCAAAAAGAAATGGAAGAATTTTTTGGACAACCTGATATGCAAAAACAATTGGAAACGGTTATGCAGTCTGGAAATATGAAAAAGCATTTGGAAAAGGTTGTTGGAGAAACAATCAATAGTCCACTTTTACAAACAAAATGGCAGGAACTTATTTTAAAAGCAGGCGAGGTCAAACCAGCGGAAGGTAATGGGGGAGGAGGAGACTCAAAAGGTCAAGAATCTTCGTCAGGTGGAAGCGGGAGTAGTGGTGGAGGCGGAGGAGGCAAATAG
- the rocF gene encoding arginase: MKQLDISIIGVPLDFGQSRRGVDMGPSAIRYAGAVGRIEAIGHQVTDEGDIPVGASEHKEHIESTLKNLDEVIQANTALAVKVAAVVEAGKFPLVLGGDHSIAIGTLAGLSDKYSNLGVIWYDAHADLNTAETSPSGNIHGMPLAASIGLGHEDLVNLYSKKQKVKPENVIIIGARSVDPGERELIKEQGIKVYTMHEIDRDGMTAVMKDAIAYLRSRNVDGVHLSLDLDGLDPLYTPGVGTPVPGGISYRESHLAMEMLEDSGLVTSAEFVEVNPILDEKNKTADVAVGLMGSLFGEKLL; the protein is encoded by the coding sequence ATGAAGCAGCTAGACATTTCGATTATTGGAGTTCCACTTGATTTTGGACAAAGTCGTCGCGGGGTAGATATGGGGCCGAGTGCCATTCGTTATGCAGGTGCCGTCGGGAGAATCGAAGCGATTGGTCATCAGGTAACGGATGAAGGGGATATCCCAGTTGGAGCTTCTGAGCATAAAGAACATATCGAATCAACGCTTAAAAATTTAGATGAAGTGATTCAAGCGAATACAGCACTTGCGGTGAAAGTGGCTGCTGTTGTCGAAGCGGGCAAATTCCCTCTCGTGCTAGGTGGGGATCATAGCATAGCGATTGGAACGCTGGCAGGTCTTTCAGATAAATACAGTAATCTAGGAGTCATTTGGTACGATGCGCATGCTGATTTGAATACGGCAGAAACATCGCCATCAGGGAATATTCATGGTATGCCGCTGGCTGCAAGTATCGGTTTAGGACATGAGGATCTTGTGAATTTATACAGCAAGAAGCAAAAAGTGAAGCCAGAGAATGTAATTATTATCGGCGCCCGCTCTGTGGATCCGGGTGAACGAGAATTGATTAAAGAGCAAGGCATTAAAGTATATACCATGCATGAAATTGACCGTGATGGTATGACAGCTGTGATGAAGGACGCAATTGCTTATTTACGTTCACGTAATGTAGATGGCGTGCACTTGTCACTCGATCTGGATGGACTCGACCCACTATATACGCCGGGCGTTGGAACGCCAGTACCGGGCGGTATTAGCTATAGAGAAAGTCATCTGGCGATGGAAATGTTAGAGGACTCTGGACTGGTTACTTCAGCTGAATTTGTGGAAGTAAATCCGATTTTAGATGAAAAAAATAAAACAGCAGATGTTGCAGTTGGTTTAATGGGTTCATTATTTGGAGAAAAGTTACTGTAA
- a CDS encoding rhodanese-like domain-containing protein has protein sequence MKEMTTTELQQLLEQGQELNLVDVRELDEVAQGMIPGAIHIPLGEVVERLDELDKAKPYILICRSGGRSGRASEFLDAEGYDVTNMVGGMLAWEGATE, from the coding sequence ATGAAAGAAATGACGACGACTGAGTTACAACAATTACTAGAGCAGGGGCAGGAACTGAATTTAGTGGATGTGCGCGAGCTAGATGAAGTGGCACAAGGGATGATTCCGGGTGCAATTCATATTCCTTTAGGGGAAGTAGTAGAGCGTCTGGACGAGTTGGACAAAGCGAAGCCATATATTCTGATTTGCCGTTCTGGTGGGCGCAGTGGGCGTGCTTCTGAATTTCTGGATGCGGAAGGCTATGATGTTACAAATATGGTCGGCGGCATGCTGGCGTGGGAAGGCGCCACTGAATAA
- the rpsI gene encoding 30S ribosomal protein S9, whose protein sequence is MAQVQYLGTGRRKSSVARVRLVPGDGKIIINNRDAEDYVPFETLREIIKQPLVATETLGSYDILVNVNGGGYTGQAGAIRHGVARALLNVDPDFRPTLKSAGLLTRDARMKERKKPGLKGARRAPQFSKR, encoded by the coding sequence TTGGCACAAGTACAATATCTCGGCACTGGCCGTCGTAAAAGTTCAGTAGCTCGTGTTCGTTTGGTTCCTGGAGATGGTAAGATTATCATCAACAACCGCGACGCAGAAGACTACGTCCCATTTGAAACACTTCGTGAAATCATTAAGCAACCACTAGTAGCAACAGAAACTCTTGGAAGCTATGATATCCTTGTAAACGTCAACGGTGGCGGATACACAGGTCAAGCAGGTGCAATTCGCCACGGCGTTGCACGTGCACTTCTAAACGTAGATCCTGATTTCCGTCCAACGCTGAAATCAGCAGGACTACTTACGCGTGATGCAAGAATGAAAGAGCGTAAAAAACCAGGTCTTAAAGGCGCACGTCGTGCACCACAGTTCTCAAAACGTTAA
- the truA gene encoding tRNA pseudouridine(38-40) synthase TruA encodes MTRVKAVVSYDGTNFAGYQSQPGMRTVQSEIDKALVKIHKTVPVHSVASGRTDAGVHANGQVIHFDTSLGLPLDRWQRALNVLLPTDIRIIGVEYVDENFHARYSAKGKTYSYRWSYSEVHSPFDRNFSVHLGDLRPDVARMQEAALHLIGKHDFTSYCSSKTATSNKVRTVRKLTLEKQGEYLIMTIEGDGFLYNMVRTIAGMLLAVGRGWHSPDDVKRILELRDRNEASKTAPAHGLYLESVTYED; translated from the coding sequence ATGACACGTGTGAAAGCAGTTGTTTCCTATGATGGAACAAACTTTGCAGGATATCAGTCCCAACCAGGTATGCGAACCGTGCAATCGGAAATTGATAAGGCGTTGGTGAAGATTCACAAAACGGTGCCTGTGCATTCGGTAGCAAGTGGACGAACGGATGCTGGTGTTCATGCTAATGGACAGGTCATTCATTTTGACACATCGCTTGGGCTTCCTCTCGATCGCTGGCAACGTGCATTGAATGTTTTATTACCTACGGATATAAGAATTATTGGCGTAGAATATGTCGATGAGAATTTTCATGCGCGTTATTCAGCAAAGGGTAAGACGTACAGCTATAGATGGTCTTATAGTGAAGTGCATAGCCCTTTCGATCGTAATTTTTCGGTTCATCTTGGCGATTTACGGCCCGATGTGGCACGTATGCAGGAGGCGGCACTTCATTTAATTGGTAAGCATGATTTTACAAGTTATTGCTCATCGAAAACTGCAACGTCCAATAAAGTACGTACAGTCAGGAAGCTGACCCTCGAAAAACAAGGGGAGTATCTGATCATGACGATTGAGGGCGATGGATTCTTGTACAATATGGTCCGTACGATTGCGGGAATGCTTTTGGCAGTCGGTAGAGGGTGGCATAGCCCGGATGACGTCAAGCGTATTTTGGAATTACGCGATCGTAATGAAGCGAGTAAAACCGCGCCGGCTCACGGTTTGTACTTAGAAAGTGTAACCTACGAGGACTGA
- the modB gene encoding molybdate ABC transporter permease subunit, whose protein sequence is MLSLKIAGISTVIVFITGVFFAHLFSRKQFFGKSIIESLFLLPLVLPPTVVGFGLLILFGKKGWIGSWLLEWFDVQIVFTWIGAVIASIVVSFPLMYQSASAAFDSLDSRMENAARTMGASEWKVFRTITFPLAWPGLLAGLVLSFARGLGEFGATLMLAGYIPGKTDTIPMAIYFAVESGQTEKAAFWVVIIVALGFSTIMWLNWWSRRNMQRYKNGHT, encoded by the coding sequence ATGTTATCGTTAAAAATAGCGGGGATCTCGACTGTTATTGTGTTCATAACGGGTGTGTTTTTTGCTCATTTATTTTCGAGAAAACAATTTTTTGGTAAAAGTATTATTGAATCATTATTTCTATTGCCATTGGTGCTACCGCCGACTGTTGTTGGTTTTGGGCTGCTCATTCTGTTTGGTAAAAAAGGATGGATCGGTAGTTGGCTGTTAGAGTGGTTTGATGTTCAGATTGTATTTACGTGGATTGGTGCGGTGATTGCGTCGATTGTCGTTTCTTTTCCGTTGATGTATCAAAGTGCGAGTGCGGCATTTGATAGTTTAGATAGTCGAATGGAAAATGCCGCTCGGACGATGGGGGCTTCAGAGTGGAAGGTATTTCGAACGATCACCTTTCCGCTTGCCTGGCCGGGGTTGTTGGCGGGATTGGTATTGTCGTTTGCGCGTGGACTTGGTGAGTTTGGTGCGACATTAATGTTAGCTGGCTATATTCCGGGCAAGACGGATACGATTCCGATGGCCATCTACTTTGCAGTAGAATCGGGGCAAACGGAAAAGGCAGCTTTTTGGGTCGTTATTATCGTAGCACTCGGTTTCAGTACGATTATGTGGTTGAATTGGTGGAGCAGGCGTAATATGCAGCGGTATAAAAATGGACATACATAA
- a CDS encoding KinB-signaling pathway activation protein gives MTIRNWVKFFFNALMIGGIVTAVMGLIVRWEFFSQYLTDGEYWQFTGALLWMVFLGFTMSVVAQMGFFAYLTIHQFGVNMFKTLTLWNWVQLLIIAVVLFDLIFFRFRLTSDDTGRTFLYIGLLISLVGVSAITAYFKAKWTKKHTLISALFFMIVVTTLEWLPALMVRSGNIDTWVTILLFPLLAVNAYQLLLLPKYNRQSDEDKIKLEERRKARKTAKAN, from the coding sequence GTGACTATACGAAATTGGGTAAAATTCTTTTTTAATGCATTAATGATCGGTGGAATTGTGACAGCAGTCATGGGACTAATTGTCCGATGGGAATTCTTTTCGCAATATTTAACTGATGGTGAGTACTGGCAATTCACTGGCGCTCTGCTGTGGATGGTGTTTCTTGGGTTTACAATGAGTGTTGTTGCTCAAATGGGCTTCTTTGCTTATTTAACAATTCACCAATTCGGTGTCAATATGTTTAAAACGTTGACGCTTTGGAATTGGGTTCAGTTATTGATCATAGCAGTCGTTTTGTTTGACCTCATATTTTTCCGCTTCCGTTTAACTTCTGATGATACGGGACGGACGTTTTTGTATATTGGTTTGCTGATATCGCTAGTAGGTGTGTCAGCTATTACAGCTTATTTCAAGGCGAAATGGACAAAAAAACATACGCTTATTTCAGCGTTGTTTTTCATGATTGTTGTGACGACGCTTGAATGGCTGCCGGCATTGATGGTGCGCTCGGGCAATATCGATACGTGGGTGACAATTTTACTATTCCCGTTACTGGCGGTGAATGCTTATCAGTTGTTGCTGTTGCCGAAGTATAATAGGCAGTCAGATGAAGATAAGATCAAGCTGGAGGAACGTAGAAAAGCACGGAAAACAGCTAAAGCGAACTAA
- a CDS encoding Mrp/NBP35 family ATP-binding protein, protein MINEQTVRELLGQLKDPFLHKTLEETQGITEVSIKPEKNHVSVKVAIAKVNTAEQMPLQMKVVELLKGAGAGSVGIRFEELPRETLEQFRGTATEAEAQDFLSPLSSVDFISIASGKGGVGKSTVSVNLAVALARLGKKVGLIDADIYGFSVPDMMGVTDLPVVRGDRIIPVERLGVKVISMGFFVEDNAPVVWRGPMLGKALDQFFRDVEWGDLDYLLLDLPPGTGDVALDIHQMIPMSKEIVVTTPHPTAAFVAARAGAMALQTDHELLGVIENMSWFESKTSGEREFVFGQGGGVKLAEELRTELLGQIPLGQPDWNDEDFAPSVYAGDHPIGQIYTGIAENIVNKTTKS, encoded by the coding sequence TTGATTAATGAGCAAACGGTACGTGAATTGTTAGGTCAGTTGAAGGATCCGTTTTTACATAAAACGCTTGAGGAGACACAGGGAATTACTGAAGTGTCCATCAAGCCAGAAAAGAATCACGTAAGTGTCAAGGTGGCAATTGCGAAAGTAAATACAGCTGAACAAATGCCGTTGCAGATGAAGGTTGTTGAGTTATTGAAGGGTGCTGGAGCAGGTTCTGTCGGTATCCGTTTTGAGGAATTACCGAGAGAAACGTTGGAGCAATTCCGTGGGACTGCAACGGAAGCAGAAGCTCAGGATTTTTTATCTCCGCTGAGTAGTGTCGATTTTATATCCATTGCGTCCGGTAAAGGCGGCGTTGGGAAATCGACGGTGTCAGTTAACCTAGCGGTGGCACTTGCGCGTCTTGGTAAAAAAGTTGGACTCATCGATGCAGATATTTATGGCTTCAGTGTGCCGGATATGATGGGTGTAACGGATTTACCAGTCGTTCGTGGTGACCGGATTATACCTGTTGAACGTCTAGGCGTTAAAGTGATTTCAATGGGCTTTTTCGTCGAAGATAACGCGCCAGTTGTTTGGCGTGGCCCGATGCTTGGAAAAGCACTCGACCAGTTTTTCCGTGACGTGGAATGGGGAGATTTAGACTATCTTCTACTTGACCTCCCGCCAGGAACAGGGGACGTTGCACTTGATATCCATCAAATGATTCCGATGTCTAAGGAGATTGTCGTGACGACTCCACATCCAACAGCTGCGTTTGTAGCGGCACGTGCAGGGGCGATGGCACTTCAAACGGATCATGAATTACTGGGTGTTATTGAAAATATGTCTTGGTTCGAATCAAAAACGTCTGGTGAACGCGAATTCGTCTTCGGTCAAGGTGGCGGTGTGAAACTGGCTGAAGAACTCCGTACTGAGCTACTGGGTCAGATTCCGCTCGGACAACCGGATTGGAATGATGAGGATTTTGCTCCGTCAGTTTATGCAGGAGATCATCCAATTGGACAGATTTACACAGGTATTGCAGAAAATATTGTTAATAAAACAACAAAATCATAA
- the modA gene encoding molybdate ABC transporter substrate-binding protein, translating to MLLFSAGCSAERADMSAEPVEIMVSAAASLTDALTDMKTSFEQQHENIRVTFNFGSSGKLVQQIEQGAPSDVFLSASSKDMNTLDEGELLVEGTRTDFTANELVLITNKDESLTVESFEDIDPSAITHFAIGEPESVPVGRYTKEVLENIGLWEPLQDKMVLGSDVRQVLTHVEMGNADLGVVYSSDAKMSDKVKVLATANVEWHEPIVYPGAVVSETKHPEEAKAFLAFLTGDEGKEILKKYGFQ from the coding sequence TTGTTACTTTTCTCTGCAGGTTGTTCTGCTGAGAGGGCGGATATGTCGGCTGAACCGGTTGAAATTATGGTGTCAGCCGCTGCTAGTTTAACGGATGCTTTGACGGACATGAAAACTAGCTTTGAACAGCAACATGAAAATATTAGAGTCACTTTTAACTTTGGCAGTTCAGGAAAGCTGGTGCAGCAAATTGAGCAAGGTGCGCCGTCAGATGTGTTCTTATCCGCAAGTTCAAAGGATATGAATACATTGGATGAAGGGGAGCTGTTAGTAGAAGGAACACGTACTGATTTTACGGCGAATGAACTGGTCTTAATCACAAATAAGGATGAGTCTTTGACTGTGGAATCGTTTGAAGATATTGATCCGTCGGCAATTACGCATTTTGCCATTGGGGAGCCTGAAAGTGTGCCGGTTGGGCGTTATACAAAAGAAGTGTTGGAGAATATTGGCTTATGGGAGCCGTTGCAGGATAAGATGGTGTTAGGCTCGGATGTGCGCCAAGTGTTGACGCATGTGGAAATGGGCAATGCGGATTTAGGTGTGGTTTATTCTAGTGATGCGAAAATGTCGGACAAGGTGAAAGTGTTGGCGACTGCTAATGTGGAATGGCATGAGCCGATTGTCTATCCTGGTGCGGTTGTTTCGGAAACTAAACATCCTGAAGAAGCTAAAGCGTTTTTGGCGTTTTTAACAGGTGATGAAGGAAAAGAAATTTTGAAGAAATATGGTTTCCAGTAA